The following coding sequences lie in one Arachis hypogaea cultivar Tifrunner chromosome 9, arahy.Tifrunner.gnm2.J5K5, whole genome shotgun sequence genomic window:
- the LOC112710925 gene encoding uncharacterized protein, with protein sequence MRKGNNSGNYRNPCLTMHQPWASLLVYGIKHVEGRSWPSPITGRLWIHAASKVPDESTIKAMEYFYKEIYALNGVTDIKFPEHYPVSRLLGCVEVVGCLKREELAGWDMVPEGVRLEAQTDYCWLCEQPQKLLIPFEMRGYQGVYNLERKIHDAAVRGLSPVKGPLPVKFPLPDPRDMFSLKPGCIATLTPNVKAAEVDKSSSISAAIAGARAAATQFSKKDQNSPSTSWNNTHEETENARSYNLRSRTRSMPKNNASPSELTDKFNNGALPLSQEENSNFDKSEGSSSDNQSSVADLQPPTKGSLEYREKSNCDRYEGRSKDNQSTGTESDSRHFPRPPSKIFAAALKNLKQ encoded by the exons ATGAGAAAAGGGAACAACTCTGGCAATTACCGAAACCCATGTCTCACTATGCACCAGCCTTGGGCATCTCTTCTCGTTTATGGCATCAAGCACGTCGAGGGCAGGTCCTGGCCTTCTCCCATCACTG GTCGTCTCTGGATTCATGCTGCTAGTAAGGTCCCAGATGAGTCCACTATCAAAGCAATGGAGTACTTCTACAAAGAGATTTATGCCCTCAATGGCGTCACTGACATCAAGTTCCCTGAACACTACCCCGTTTCTAGGCTTCTTG GATGTGTCGAAGTTGTTGGCTGTTTAAAGCGTGAGGAGCTTGCTGGCTGGGACATGGTTCCTGAAGGG GTAAGGCTAGAAGCACAAACTGATTACTGTTGGCTATGTGAACAACCACAG AAATTGTTGATTCCTTTTGAGATGCGGGGATACCAAGGTGTTTATAACTTGGAGAGGAAG ATCCATGATGCTGCAGTTAGAGGTTTATCACCAGTGAAAGGTCCATTGCCAGTGAAATTTCCACTTCCAGATCCACGAGATATGTTTTCGTTAAAGCCAGGTTGTATTGCCACGCTTACTCCCAATGTAAAAGCAGCTGAAGTGGACAAATCATCAAGTATAAGCGCAGCCATAGCTGGGGCACGAGCAGCAGCTACTCAGTTCTCAAAGAAGGATCAGAATTCCCCTAGCACTTCTTGGAATAATACACATGAGGAGACAGAAAATGCAAGATCTTATAATTTACGATCACGGACAAGATCTATGCCAAAGAATAATGCATCACCCTCTGAATTAACTGACAAATTCAATAATGGGGCACTGCCATTGAGTCAAGAAGAGAACAGCAATTTTGACAAGAGTGAGGGAAGTAGTTCGGATAATCAATCATCTGTTGCTGATCTGCAGCCACCCACTAAG GGGAGTCTGGAATACAGAGAGAAAAGCAATTGTGACAGGTATGAGGGAAGAAGTAAGGACAACCAATCTACTGGTACAGAATCTGATTCAAGACATTTTCCACGTCCACCATCTAAG ATTTTTGCAGCAGCATTGAAAAACCTGAAGCAATGA